TGATGAATGGGATGATTGTTGAGCGGTGACTGTTTCTCGGGGGGTTTTTTCCGGTTGAAACCAACTGAATTCCTGCCATCTCTTGACGCACTGGGGACGATTTGTTGTCTTTCTCCGAACTTGTGAATCTTCTTTCTTCGGCAATATTCTTGATATTTACAGAACCAGATGATGATTTGTAATTTTCTCTACTGTTTAGCATTATTAAGGTGTGATTGTCAGAAACATCGGAGAATGAGGATGTTAGATTTTTACTTCCGCTATGCACATCGGTTCTAATATAAGATATCGAGCTCTGGACAGGCTGATCACGTCGATAGAGTAACGATCTGCGGCGGTAAAGAGAGATCCCGATACAGGTGTAGCTAATAATCAAGAGGAACAAACAAACAACGAAAATAAGGTACAAAAAAGAGAGGTGAACTAAGGGTGGATTCCAGTCCTCGTCCGCGTCATCATCAAAGAAACACGTATGAACGAAAGAATCATCGGCGACTTTCACTCGACGCAACCCATGGACATACAGAACAGGGGCAGATATGAGAAAAGATAAGACCATACCCCCCGCTATATACCGTCTGCACATGGTATTCGTCCACTGGGGCTTCAACGGGTAACAAACCCTTTTGAATCGTTCCCGCGACAAGAGAGCGAGTGTGAATATAGAGCTGAGACTGAGAGTGGCGCTCATAAGTTTGAAGAGCTTACAGCCGGTCTCGCTGTAGAAGTCATAGGGGTACATCAGATCCAGGATCTCAAGTGGAATATCACAGACACAGACGACCAGATCAATCAAGGCCAAGGCCAGGACGAACGTGACGTAGGTCGACTTCCGGTTATAACGGAAGAGGAAAATTCCAAACACATGACCATTAGCTATTGTTCCGATAGCCATGAGAATGCAAAGGAATATGATGGCCGGAGTGGTGCCAGCATCCACGGGGTCATAagattcctttttatttaaagacGCGCTAGTATTCATCATCTGCAATGAAACACAATACAAAAACATCAAACATCGCTTCAGAGTTGATATTATGTCATTTAGATTTATTGTTCTATAAATCACAAAATCGatacataaacatttttcaaaataaaataatttaccaaaaaaaaaacccagtcgcttaataagattaatgaaaaaaaaattgaacctttgattctaattacatgtaaaggtatatgtggcgtattttttttatgctaaaaaatatttgattgatttatttatttaaatatgttatataaagatatatcttCACAATAAATTACGCAGTTTACATCAATCAGGTTAAAAAGATAacgaaattaataaataattttcataattattttggAGTCGACGATAAATGCAGCATTTGAATAAACCCCGCCTGAAATCGGTCACGTGATACCACGCTCAGTCTATCACAACAGCAATGGCGACGACGAGAAAGACAGGTATACCGTTAAGTTTGTCAGATTTGgcaaagaaagaaaagagagacaGACTGACAAGGATAGGAACAAAGGAAAGATTGTCATCGGAGACCCTGTAGATTGATGGAATAGGAAATCAAGCCGAATTAAACTTAAGTTTATATCATAAAGTTGTAGGGGCTTTGCTAGTCAGGTTCGTACGTGCACCATGTGTTCCGTGTCTCTACTTTATAAGTTATAAACCACAAGTGGATTTTCGTTTAgagaaatttttgaataaagaataaataaacactctcaGTACATGCATCCCTCAGGGAGAGGGGGTACTCAAACTCGtgtcaaaaattttactccaaatacgccacatactttaagtagttttaattccacggtgttaaaattttacgaTTTCTAATTTAGTACCAATCGCgttgattttaatttcacgctgcaAGAAAATCAATTGATCAGAACAAAAGCATTAAAACGTTTTTCGAAATTAATGGTAGTATTCACGATGGGTTTAATTTTGCGGGAAAATGATGAGCTGCGAActtagtgaaattaaaaccatcgtgaTTAATTGCCAATCTATAgtatacctttaaaaaaatgtagtaaaacaaattttattgcgTGCGAGAATTTTTCGCGCTCAACTTTTTTCAAAGGCCTGATTTAAGTCCCCGATTCGGTTACTTTCTCTCTAtcgattttctttataaaaaaaacaactcttaCCTATCAGTTAAATACAGTTGAAAgcgatgtaaaaaaaagaattccaaATTTTCCTTTTGACATAttcctttttttcaatttttgcttATAATTCGTAATAGGAAAGATGTCGAGAGGCCATTTCTTGATACTAACCCAAAGCAGATGTAGTTTTATAGAACTGGGGATATAGGAGGAGCAACCCCTTCGTCTCTTTCGATTGATACATTTGTAGTTCTGAAGTGTTATTTGATTTATCACATTTAATTGACGCGATTAATTTGAGGCGATGagtttatgatatttttattggtaTGTTTGTTTCAAAgcgaaataaaagcaaaattaattGTGGTTGACGTCCTTCAATGAACACGTCAAAACCTACTCCTTACACGAGGCGGGCGAGGGACGATAACGCACGTCACCGGGTTAATGGACTGCGGGAAATGCAGCCATTTGGATATCTTCCGCAACAAAATCGATCTGGAAAATCATTTTGAGTGACCATCCAATCGTATGTAGAAGACATATACAGATAAGTTAGATTTGTATAACTACAACCGCAATCGTTTTGTtttaggccacaccaatataattgcTTGTCCGTCGACCTCtgcaaataatattattatgaatTGCCCGTACCCAGAAAATCATGCGCTGTTTTCTGTTCTATTTCCGCTTTCTTATTcgttttttaaatagttttaattttataaatcagaaacaagaagaaaaaaataaccgTCCGCACAAATCTTTTTATGTAAcgctaaaaaaaatttggctacaaaaaaataataattttattatttaattgctcGTCCGCTCGTATTTTTTTGTCATTGGATATCGATCCGACGAACAAGAATTTATATTGTTGCGGTCTTCTTACATTCCAGGGAACCATGGTCACTTTCTGCTATCCTACTATGTAAAATTCATCGACACAAAAAAAAACGTCTAAATAGGAAAAGCACATGCTACCTAAATGTGGTCACAGGTAATGCCACATCTATTAGTATCTTATCCAACGAATATTAAATTAATCCTCCTTGCGCCAGAAATATATGACCATCCGACACTTAcgtttaatgaaaatttgaagcCACACAGCAGATTAAAATTACACTTCAGTTGATGGGTACTTTAAAAAATGCCTTTAACATGCTTTCTTGGATTTCTTAAATACCCTTGTTATAATTAATACCGGCGGCACGGTTCTATAACGCCAGACACGGTATAACGTCACTGCTATTTAACGCGTCGTTTCGTACAGGAAAATAAAGACATTTCAACACCAAACCTGGGAAAATTGTTCGGTCTCAATTATTGGTGCATGAACAAAGTTTAATGTgagaatgaagaaaaataaacaggttTTGTTCAGCGGCTCAAtgaaaccaaaacaaaacaggCCGACTGTAGGCTAGACcggtatacatgtagatcagaTAAAATACATTCACATAGAAAACCATAAACCGtgtattaattatttgatatatgctCTTTGGATGAAATATCAAGAATATGTTAGTAGTATGCCTATCTATCAAACCATATTAAGgataaacaaacatttatacCCATTTCGTTAAAATAACATTCATGATTACTTATAATGTTGTAAGTTCTCTGTGTTCCTATCCTCACAATGACATAtcgatttacatgtatttcctattTCTGGGTTTGTTTTATCTAGTGccaatatatttctataaaaagAGCGTTAGAAAGTACGACGGTCTGAGACGGGTGAAAAGCGTAACAAATTGACGTCCATTCCAGGTAATCGTACGGGTCGAGGGATCCCGGGAGGTTTCAGATCGCTTAATGATTAGTGATCGAGAATTCTTTATCGTGCTAGTACCTACTTTACTTCAAAGGGCAAGAGCTAATGGAGGACCAGTAGCCTTACGTTGAAAGTAAACGTAGTAAACGATTTCTTACACGGTTTGACATCAAACGTCGTTTGTCTTGGGCCTGTTTTGACCCATGTAGTGGTGCAAATCACATGCTCGACCACCACCACCCCCACACACATTTGACTACGCTTAATGTCCATTATTATTATTGCAAAATATTCTATATCGACTTCTTGATGAAATATACAGAAATGTGTACgatattaatattaatactCCCACCCGTTTTATCATATTTCTTATTTCTGAATTTATGTATGTACTAGGGTCTCCTGTAAAACACCTACCTCTGTATTAACTCTACTATTCCGAATAACTTCCCCGTGTCATTCAATAATTGGTCAGTGTCAGTGGTGGCATCCTTGccgattattttaaaatttaatatttttctaatgtaatatgcttaattttttttttaagttacaaaCCTTACATATTCAAGTATTTGATTATTATGCAAGGTTATTTCTAGCTGTTTCATTTGAATCACCAGAGACAACCTTGCcaatttaaaaagcaaaaaatataaaatcagttTCACATCGGGTCTTAGGACATGTGGTGTTTCCTTTAATCAATCTACCTGAATTGAAGTTCAAGGAATGCTCGTTTGttgagataattaaaaaaagatgaagTCCTTGGAAACCTGGGATAGATTACAGAACGTAAGGAGGCAGACAGTGGCGGGATCATTAGGATAAATCAGACACGATAATGACTAGCCAGAAGCAGGATTGTTAGAGAAGAAATCTACATTGATTACGTCATTTACTGAGGCACGATAATTATAACTATGTACGGTAGCTTAATAAAACACTTGAaagggttttttgtattatttgtatttattattaagCAAACTTTGATTGATCAATTCAACAAAAATGGGTCTCAGATTGTAACGCATCTAGTAAAGATTGGTCTATAACTGGTTTACCATTCACATTTTTGTACCTAGAAATTACATAAACTCTGGTGCTTATATGAATAACATTACCACATTACTTAGATTTAGTACAAGCAATCATAAACTGTCAGTTGAGACAGGCAGATGGAACAATATACCTAGAAATCaacgattttgtaatttatgtaaaaaaaaaaaaacattggcGATGAATATCACTATTTTATGATACGTCCAGATTTAAAAGAATATAGAAAAGCCTATTTACCATCAAGatatttaatgatttcaaatttttaaaaattattttcatgtaaaaaaaattagctgttattaataacttatttaaatttataatataatagatAAGCGAGTCAACTCTCCGCGTTGATGTGTACAATATACACTCTTGCTTTTTCGTAATATTGTCaacattgtatattttctcaatgttgttttatacaatatgagaataaataaaatgaaatgaagaaaTCTGCAATATATTAATTAAGAGAGAGCTGGACATTTTAAGATCATATCTCCTTTAGAAGACTATTTCTGTATATAAAGATAAAGgaaaaagtttaaatgtttgatgctaaaatatttgatttttttccttggtatataa
This genomic window from Magallana gigas chromosome 5, xbMagGiga1.1, whole genome shotgun sequence contains:
- the LOC105336290 gene encoding growth hormone secretagogue receptor type 1 encodes the protein MMNTSASLNKKESYDPVDAGTTPAIIFLCILMAIGTIANGHVFGIFLFRYNRKSTYVTFVLALALIDLVVCVCDIPLEILDLMYPYDFYSETGCKLFKLMSATLSLSSIFTLALLSRERFKRVCYPLKPQWTNTMCRRYIAGGMVLSFLISAPVLYVHGLRRVKVADDSFVHTCFFDDDADEDWNPPLVHLSFLYLIFVVCLFLLIISYTCIGISLYRRRSLLYRRDQPVQSSISYIRTDVHSGSKNLTSSFSDVSDNHTLIMLNSRENYKSSSGSVNIKNIAEERRFTSSEKDNKSSPVRQEMAGIQLVSTGKNPPRNSHRSTIIPFIITAIFIVVFLPYLILGVFLCLKENFKANMTTTELSLYRLAMRLIFVNNVVNCFVYGIFDSRFQTALKEVYRSAFLQLKSSLA